In Candidatus Obscuribacter sp., the sequence ACAAAGACTACATGCAGATTATTAGAGGATTTAGTCGCGAAGAATTTATGCGCTTTATTGCTCTGGGCGAATCATCGCTTAAGTTTGATCTTGACCAATATCAAAAATATACTTTTGGTGAAGAAGCTCAAATGCCCATGACATGGGAGCAGGCTAACTATCTAAAGATCAGGTACGGAGCGTATTTTCCCTGGAAGCTGTACTTTCAGTTTATGGAGGGAGATTTTAATTGGACCTCCAAAAACACCCTGGTGCGCGATTTTAGCGAAGAAGTTAGAAATATATTTCCGTCTACTTGTGATTACATAAGGTCATTGCCGTTTAAATCAATCGGTCGCTGTGACTTGATGGGGCTTGAGTCCAATGACCACGGCACTATCCACCGCGACAACTATCAGAGGCTCAATAATCCGCCTGTGATGGACTTTATCACTATTTGTCCAGCAGGTAATAAGCGCTTATTTTTGTACAACGCTGAGTCGCGCGAAAAAGTCTTTACATTAGTAAGTAAAGCTTATGCGTTTAACGTCATGAATTACCATGGAGTGGCTGCTGATCCATTCTTCCGCTATTCCATTAGAATTGATGGTGTGTTTACTGATGAATTTAAAGAGCAGATAAGAGGGAGTCGCGGATAGTGCAATTCAGGACAATTGATGCTCGCAAAGAGTGGCGCAAGCAAGCAAAAGATCTGGGCTATCTGGCTTCTGTTTTTGATGATCCTCCCTACTGGGTGGAGGCACTGCCTCAGCCATTTTATGCAGTACTCTCCCGTGAGGAAATACTCAAGACCATCGAACCAGCTACAGCAGAACTCACTGCCATGGGGCTTACTGCTGTGGAGGCTGTCTGTAATGGTGCCAAGTCTGACTACTATTTTGATAAGCTCAAAATTCCGGAAGAATATCGCGAGCCGATAAGGATTTCGTGGGCCAGACGCGATCGCTCACTTTATGGGCGGTTTGATTTTAGCTATAGCGACGGTCAGCTCAAGCTTTTAGAGATGAATTTTGATACAGCCATATCGCTCTACGAAGCGTCGGTATTTCAGCGCTTGTGGTTGGACGAGCACCAGGCTACTGGAGTATTACCTGAGCAAGCACAGCAGTTTAGCCGCATCCATGAGTGTCTACTTGACTGTTTTGCTGCCCTTGCGGACCGTAGCACCACTGTGCATTTTGCCAGTGTCGAAGCCTCCGAAGAAGACGAAGGTACCACAAGATATCTACAATCCTGCGCAGTACTTGCCGGGGTGGAGAGTAAATTTCTCCATATGCGTGATATCGGTTATGACGATGACGGCAATCTTATCGATCTTGAAGGCGAGCCAATCAAGGTGCTGTTTAAGCTCTATCCCTGGGAGTTTTTGTTTGATGATGATCAAGAGATAGCAAAGGAGAGAGGCAAGTCAGTGCTGGTGCCGCTTGTCACCGGTGGTGGTACTACTTTTATTGAGCCCATCTGGAAAACAATACTGGCCAATAAGGGCATATTGCCCATCCTCTGGGACCTGTATCCAGATAGTCCCTGGCTCCTGGCCAGTGCCTTTGAGAATACTCCTGAAGCTGCCGCAATTAAAGCAAAACCCCATGTGCGCAAACCGCTGATGGGTCGCGAGGGTGGCAGTATCTCTGTGTTATCCAGATCAGACGGTACACCTTTTGTCAATCCTAGTCGCTATGGCAAGGAGGGATTTGTCTTGCAGGAC encodes:
- a CDS encoding glutathionylspermidine synthase family protein; translated protein: MQFRTIDARKEWRKQAKDLGYLASVFDDPPYWVEALPQPFYAVLSREEILKTIEPATAELTAMGLTAVEAVCNGAKSDYYFDKLKIPEEYREPIRISWARRDRSLYGRFDFSYSDGQLKLLEMNFDTAISLYEASVFQRLWLDEHQATGVLPEQAQQFSRIHECLLDCFAALADRSTTVHFASVEASEEDEGTTRYLQSCAVLAGVESKFLHMRDIGYDDDGNLIDLEGEPIKVLFKLYPWEFLFDDDQEIAKERGKSVLVPLVTGGGTTFIEPIWKTILANKGILPILWDLYPDSPWLLASAFENTPEAAAIKAKPHVRKPLMGREGGSISVLSRSDGTPFVNPSRYGKEGFVLQDLHPLPKYENYHVLIGSWVIAGQPAGIGIRADLSPITTGMHCLFVPHIVE